The segment GAATCCGTAAATTAGTAGGCTAGATGCGCAATCTGTAACAAAATATCttctaaaaaattagagagaatAGAAAAACCACCGACTGAATAACAACTAGCAACCCTGAGTACAACACTGGATATTTGACGCAACTTTGAGACTAATTCCAGCCCCTAAATCCCTCTTCAATTCTCATAAATAGGCATAATGAAACTTACCATATAGACACGAAATGTTGTCATCggaaagacaaaaaaaaaaaaaaaaaaaaaaaaaaaaaaaaNaaaaaaaaaaaaacagcagaaaaaaataaagatgcCAGAATTTGACACATTAGGATTGTTTGAATCCCCAGTTCAACAAAACTATGTGGCACTAAACAGCTTCTACCATCATCTGAAAAACCATGTTTAAATCAAACTATCCTCATAACAGGAACATACAGCATTAACTCCCAACTCGTGGAAGAAAATATAACCGTATTGAAGGTGATATAATAGATGACTTAAAGGGAAACCAACAATAAAGGAAGGTGAGATACCTAAGTGCTACCTCTTTACGAACTGTATACCGAATTTTCTTGTCAAAATTACGTTCCTTTCGCTTTTCACGAAATCTAATCAAAGAAGCTAATCTCTGAGGGACACTTAGACGTGGGGGGATATTGGCAAGTGCCTGGTTAAACGCTTCATCAGTGAGATGCTACATATGAGATAACACGTCATTCTTTAATAGATAGCACAATAAGATACAGGTAAAATGTGGATAAGCATAAATACATACCCTATCATTTTGTTGATTAGTTATTGGTATTGAGGGAACACGAATAGGTACTTCACGACCtcccaataataataacacgGCTTGAACCTGACAAGGAGTTGTttagataattttgaaaacgGGAAACCATTGAacccataaaaaaacaaactacATATGCTAACTTATGCACTAACAGGGACATGTGAAATTGTTAACTGGAATTAGGCTAAACTTAGACAACGGCAGATCAAAACACTTCAAAGAACAGCAAGTTATTTGTAAAGCATGTTTCAAAAGAGATGAGTTCTTAAGAAATGGCTGAAGgagtaataaattaaaattagagataTGGTAGAAGGAATTTTACATTAAGCCTGAGTAGTGGTAAACAAGAATCCACCATACTAACAAAAAATATACTGAGCTGGGTCAGGTCTCCAAACCATATTTAGGGGATAACCCATTATCAATAAATTTCAGTCTATACTTCAATCGACTTAAACCCTCATTGGTTAGCACTAATAATTCCTGGAATCCTCCATGTCAGGCAGAGCAAAAAAAAGGAGGATGCTCTTAGCTCATCTCAAGTCAAAAGAGGGTACTACCCACTTATCCCATCCCATTCATCGCCTATAAAgcccaaaatcaaaatgtcCACTTAGTCATAAACCTGTAACGTCGATAAACATGTGGGtgttcatttaaaatatctcaGTCATGacgaaaaatgaaagatactAAGTCACAACATCAAACTAGGACTGCGAAGGACCAATCTGACTCAACAATGTTTTCAGTATTAACAACTATGGAGAGAGCTCAAAAAGGTAATAACATTGTGTTGTACCAGCATCAGGATATTACTTGAAAAATtctcttaatatttttaacttaataCAGCTACGGCAAAAACGGGCACGAAAAGAAGAACGAATAACCTTTTCGGGCGAGACAGTGTCGAAAACATAAACTTGACCCTGATAAGACAGGGTGAGTTGATCACAGTTATCACCTCCACGATCCACCATTACACCACGATTCTCAGGAAGGTCACCATGGTCGGATGGAGCTTCCCTTTCCACAACCATAATGCCATGAccttcattttcatgctcaTCAGCCAATGTATTCCCATTACTCGTGTAATGAAAGTCGTGGTGTTCCTGCTCTTGCACAGATTGCGTGTGCATCGAATGCTGTGCATGGTTCATATGCATCCGTCCATCGCTCGCATGAATACCGTCCATTTCACTGCTCCCGCAAATtaccagaagaaaaaaaatctcgattaatctaaattattgCGCATTAGATAAACTTCTAAGGCAGGTCCATCCTAACCCTAACAATTCAGTaccaaacacaaaaataaacaagtggccaaacaaaaacaaaagattatcCGCGAGTGTGTACGACAATATCGAGTAGACAGTTCAAAACCAAGTTCGAAGTGCTTTGTGCCTAACACAATGACAATGTGTTGTGAGTTGAAGAAGCTAAATTCCCCCATTTtcggaggaaaaaaaaacttgaacgGAGAGAGAAACAGTAAGTGACCAGAACCGAACGATGGCATAAGAAGAGGATTTGAGATTTGGTTGAAATTACCATCAAATAGAGTGATGATCCAACAGAGAGAAACAGTAAGTGACCAGAACTGAACGATGGCATAAGAAGAGGATTTGAGATTTGGTTGAAATTACCATCAAATAGAGTGATGATCCAACAGAGGAACACGAAAACCGCAACGCGATGAATGCAATCTCCTTGCTCTGATGCAAAGCAGGGTTGAAAAGAAGAGGATCGACGATCACATTGGTTTTCAGGTGGATGATCTGTCCTCGGGAAGGGGAGGGTTGAAGATACGATCTAAACCAATTGGGATCAACGGCGGATTGAGTTCGGAGAGGGGAGAGAAGGTTCTAGAAACTAGACACAGACCTGCCTCTGAATAAAATCCCCCGTTAGCCGTTTAACacatcatttttgttttgggaaTTTTTTGGGTGAGAAGCCGTCTCATTGGCTGTTTACCCTCctttattaaaaactaaattaatataaaataattcttttttttttttttttaattttaataaatacatttaaataatataataaaaataatacctttaaattttcaatatatatatatatatatatatcaaaagttaactttaaaatacctcttttaaaaaataatcataaatttttaaaagtgaaaaaaatgacttaaaaaataaatatataatgcaaccgtttaaaataatattaataaatttaagtaattataacaaaaataaataaataaataatctatgAGATATGAATGGAAGTTTTTAggttattttttgaatttatattttttaatactatatatttttatttttatttttttaaatattaattatattttttaaagtgaaggatattttttaaacaaattatctACAAAAATTCTTACATGATGAGAATTTGAATCTTCAATTTTCGAGAAAATGAATACAGTATTAAATATAGCTAAGTCATGCGAGAGACTCATAGATTAAATTTCACCTATGACGAAGACTAGTGAGCTATCGTAGTTTTTAAAGCTCCCACGAGAAGATCGAGAAGGCCTTGCTATaccacattttcattttaacgAAAAAGCTAATGCATAATAGATATTAGcggttaaaaataaatattttgacaaaataattgaaacctattataaattttatcgaCAAAATTAAAGCATACGTTTGATGTGTCTAATGAAAGAGTGAATCAAGAGAGTTagtttttaaatgaattaatattttaaaaataaataataataaaaacttccAAAATTTAAGGAATCATGGAGANGTTTGGGTGTTGTTTTAGTCAgtttttttgtgggttttgtttgtaattatgggaaaaatatatatatatatttggtgtTATTATCACACTTtaacctaaataaaatattttcaataatcttattacattatttaatttagacgATTAACTTTTGTgattatagtaaataaatagtttatttatttaataaatttttagtaaaaataaattaaatatacaaattttaaatttattattgaattataataattataataatctGTAAAGTAAGATCaattaattagttgaatttattcaaaataaaataaattaagaggCAAGatgttatcaaaattttatataaataaataatatatattttaaatgattgtaATTACTTCTAACAACCTTATAACAGCtttagataattaattgttattagttcctttattttcattaagtCAATAAATAGCTTaaccaattaaatttttatttaattatgctTTTAGgatttttagattatttagttgtgaatattaataatattgtcAAACAAGTGATTcaattaaaaagagaaataataataaacataaataattcaaaaaaaaaaataaaacttatattaaaaatacaataaaaaaataaatgaataattaaaaaaattaaagaaaatataaataaataaataatgggataatgaaataataccaataaaaaaaaatgaaagaaagctttaattaatattattataaaaagtaagaatatttaatatttaatatttataattaatgccAATAATGTGTGTGATTTACGAATGTTTTATAtgagttttataaaattttaattattaatttaatatactgacggataaataatttttttttaaagtaattaaaaaatagacaatatttaaattatagtaTTAATGTAACTAGTTTACACCAGCTTTAAGttggtaattaatttttaattttaattatttccttttctaaTAATTCGGATTTATTAGAATTTATTCGAATTTCAGTTCAGAGGCGATTGTTCTTTCCTTGTAGATTACGGGTTTTTGTTAAAAGCTAAACGGTCTACGCTGACGATTATCACCGTTCACTACGTGTCAAAGGCTTATTGGTTGAGGTGCCCCACTGGTCACTCAAGAAAAATCATAAGCTCTCTCCATTTTTCTACGTCACCCACTTTCTCTCCTCTTCGATCTTCACCGtctcttccatttccatttttgcctGTTTTCTTCCAAACTCAGAAAAGCACCTTCCACCAATCTGGGACAAATCAGATCCTTTCTACCACTATCATTTCCATCGTCAAAAACGCTTCAATCTCTGCCCATTTTTCCATCTCTCTCTTCATAAATCATGCTCTTCTCCCTGTTTCTTGCTCGCTGTCGTGTTCTGTGATAGATCACTCGACTTCGTGTCGGGAACTATTTGCTGATTTTGAATCTGGAAAGGTGATTTGTTTCGCCGGAGCCTGTTCGGAGATCCCATGGCTAGGACCAGATCGTCCTCCAGCAAATGGAGGTTTTGTAACCCATCGTATTACCTGAAGAGGCCGAAGCGTTTGGCTTTTCTTTTAGTGACATTCGTTTGTGTTAGCTTAGTAGTTTGGGACCGGCAGACTCTGCTCAGAGAACATGAGGTACTGTTTGATTTATGAGTTTCGCTTAATTTTCTAATCGTAGCACTTGCTCAAATCTTAGTTTGATTGCTTAGAGTTTTGTGGGATTTGCGAGGAATTTCTGTGAAGTGGCCGTCTAGGATGAGTTGCCTGATTCCTTAGGACCGTGGAGTATGAAAAAATGCTACCAGTTTAGGATCCGAATTTGGACACTTCAATGTTTTAGTGGGTCCTCTCATTCTCATCTCCACTTCCTGGTAAACGGCTACTCGTTGCGTAGAATTTTTCGagaaaattccaaataaatctcCGCATCTCGTTCTATCTCTCTCGCGAAAGCAGTTGGTTTGCGCTTGTTAAGTTCACGTCGTGACTCACCCAACCCAAGTTGTCGAAATTGATAATTCCTCATGTTTGCCCACTATTTCATTATATGACTACCAATCATGGGTTTTAAATTACATGGCTGGCTGAGAATTGAAGAACGAATCTTTGGTTATACGTAACAagttaaagcggacaatatttgctagcggtgggcttgggctgttacaaagggtattagagctagtcaCCGGATGGCATAAGACACTGATCAAAGTAGGACTAGATCCTCTCTATACtagaagattttaaaaatcttgaggagaaccCGAAAGAGAAATCCGAAAGAGGTGGTGGGCTTGGCTGTTACTATAAATGTCCGTAGTTATTGTCCTTTGCAATTGTAACCAAACTTGTCTTGATTAGCTGCACTCTTTATCTACGGATCCATTTTGGAAGTGATATCCAGGTCGATCTAAACAGCCAAACTCCTTATATGGAAAGCATGTGATGTGACCGTATCCAACTTTATCTATTAGCTTCAAGtccaaatttcctttttaagaatataatcTTTTGTTTACAAAAATTGCTCTTGTCATCACTGCTAATGACTAGTTTCTGGCTGCCACATAGTATGTTCAAAACCTTGAATCTGTCTCAAAGTTTGGGGTATCCTTGGACACTGATGTTAGGACAATGTTCAATGTAGTTCTTTCAGTTTGAGAGTATCTTTTTTCTTGCTAGCATTTGATATATTCATTGCTCCTGTGTAGGACGAGCTTGCTAAGTTAAATTCTGAGGTGGTACGATTGAGAAGTCTGGTAAGAGACTTGATGTACTTATACCTGCTTGTACCAGGCTAAGCCGTTTAAGTTCAACTTTTTTCATATAGTTATGGTCTTAATCATTGCATATACCTATATAAAATTGTATGTTCAGATAGAAGAAGTTAACGATAAGCCACAGAATACTATTGCCAAAGTTCATGTGGAGGCCAAGAAGGAGGTTGACGATCCTATTGATGCCGAGCGAAGAGAGAAAGTCAAAGAAGCAATGACTCATGCCTGGAGTTCCTATGAGAAGTATGCTTGGGGACAAGACGAGCTGCAGGTATGATGACCTCTTTTCTGCGTAATAGAAtctcttcaatttttcttttgtcctgAAACAGAGTTGTAAAAAAGCTCAATTTAGGGCCTTTCTGAGTGCACTTGTCTTTGAACCCTTGGCAATATCCTCTGctctttccctctttttttttccttttgttttgaaaCGAGGTATAAAAAATCCCAATTTTCCCATTCCTTCCTCTTTTATTAAGGcatttgtgtgtgtgtgtgtgtgattATCTTTAGACCCTCGGCAACATTCTACATTTTCCTTGTAAATAAATGCATCTATGAAGTAGGCTAGTTTGGGAAtcaaaacagaaaattgaTAGCTCATTCAACATTCTACATTCAACTGGTTAAGACATGAGCCTTGTCCAAAAGGTCAGAGATTCAAATCCACAACTTCACATGTTGTTTGACTATgactaaaaatcaaaacaaagaacTGCAAGGAGTTTCCGCTTATGATTCTTCTCTTTGGTGATTCTTGTGGTTCTTTGAGCTATATACAAGCATACTATCATATTTCATGCCAGAGCTtgaatagatttttaaaaatatagttcTCCATTTGTTTGAGAATTGGAGTGCTTTTACCGTCATACGAAAATGTATGAATAACGAGATGGGGGTGAAAACTGATTGCTGACTTTGGAATTTATGACTTCTAATGGATATATGAACTGATCATGGCTGGCTAATTCATTGTATTCCGTTCCTATGATTTCTCCCCATAGTGGTCAGTAAATATGAAGTAATTTGGTTCAGATGTAGCACCAAGGATGTCATTATTCATACTTAAACTAtccaaaagtttgaatttgagactgattgcttttttttttttttttttttttttttttttgtcattttttgaGACGAATGATTGCTCTTTTGTctttatatgttatttttatttttcaacttcGTATGGTTGTGCATTCAAGTTAATGAGTAACTTTTTGTTTCCTGATTTCTCTTAATTTTGGGTTTGACCAGCCACAAACAAAAGGTGGTATCAATAGCTTTGGTGGTCTTGGAGCAACGTTAATAGATTCTCTTGATACGTTGTATATCATGGGTCTCGATGAGCAATTCCAAAAAGCTAAAGAGTGAgtgttttgaatatttattttccgCGTTTCTTAATGTATTTTAGATCTTCTGTTCTTCCTGTGAGCCAAAAGAGCACCAAAATGTTCTTGGCGTTTGTTTGCTGCAAACTTTGAGCATATTTTTCTCCATGCTCCCCCAACCcccttttcccctttttaATCTGCAGTTTTAATTTCTCTATGGCCATATAAACTTACGGCTATGCTAATTATGCCAATCCTCCATGTCAAGATCCAAATTTAATACTATTCAACTTAATTAGTGATCTATAGTGTGGTATGAATCAACTGAGAACTCTATATTGCCCAGTAGAAATATTTTTGGTCAATGGCCTATGCGTATTTGTGTTGTGTCCAGAAAAATATTGAGACAATTCTGATGCATCTAAATATTGCTTTCACTTTACAGGTGGGTTGAGAAGTCTTTGGATTTCAACAAGAATTATGACGCCAGCGTTTTTGAGACAACCATAAGGTTGCGTAATCAGGTTTAATGGGTCATTGATTTTAAGTTGCCTTTGTTACGGGGTAGAAGACCATCGGACTCATGGCATTTTCTGGTTCTCCTAATGAGAAATGCAAAGAGAGTTGTAGCTACattttatttgcttataaGTGCTTTCTTTTGATTGGAACCAGAGTAGTAGGTGGACTTCTCAGTGCATATGATCTCTCCGGTGACAAAGTGTTTCTTGACAAGGCTAGAGATATAGCAGATAGGTTGCTTCCAGCATGGGATACCCCCTCAGGAATCCCTTATAACTTCATAAATTTGGTTAATGGAAGACCTCATAATCCTTCATGGACCGGGGTAAgttttgtcaattttttttccttttgcagATTTTCTAGTTTTCCGATCAATGTGTCAGAAAAACACATTCATGTCCGGTCCTTAACTATGGTAGTTGCTACTTACATTTCCTTTACTGGCAGTGAGATGGCTTTTAACTCTAAACTTGCATGTTGAGGTTGCTCTACAGACTTCCAAAAACTTGTTTTGGGCCAAGAAATTCCCGTTTATATTGAAATCCCCACATGGATTGAGGCTTAATCctagttttctttttggattcaTTACATTAAACacatttatataatataattctGGAGTGATGGTGTTGGTTTTTAATCCCACGATGGATCATTGTATCTGACTTCGaagttgttttctttaatgtGCTCCTTTGGTGAATTTCCTTTATTCATCGTATTTTCTAGCCAAGGTACgtttgtgagattccacatcggttggagaggaaaacgaaacattccttataagggtgggggaacctctccctaataaacgtgttttaaaaccgtgaggttgacgacgatacgtaatgggccaaagcggacaatacctgctaacggtgggcttgatctgttacaaatgatatcagagcctgACATCGAGctgtgtgccagcgaggatcctgggcctccaaggggaatggattgtgagatcccatatcggttggagagggaaacgaagcatttcttataagagtgtggtaacctctccctagtagacgcgtttgaAAACCGTGAagttgacggcgatatgtaatgggccaaagcgaacaatatctgctagctgtgggCTTGGCCTGTTACAATGTTGTTCATTGTCAAGTCCGATCATGCCTGCTGTAGGCTTGTTTTAgataactttcttttttagctGTGGTTTGAGATATGAGCTTCCATAGTTGTAATCCATAATGTTTAATGATGCCATTTCTAGTTCAAATGCTGTATTATTGTTACTCATGTTTTTATTTCactaacaattttcttttttcttaggGTTTTAGTATCCTTGCAGATGCTGGTACGGAGCAGCTTGAGTTCATTTCTCTATCACAAAGGACGGGAGATCCAAAGTACCAGCAAAAGGTCAATTTCTAATTGTTTCCTTATTGTGGGGTCTTACATAATCTCAATCCACTCTGCAACTGAACCCCTGATAGAATGGTGGCTCTAATGCTGTGTATCACTGGTATTGTTGAAAGTGTTATTTGTCCTGAAATATATACCTCAATGATGTACACGTTTCATTGTCGATGAGTGCCTTAATAGCAATTGCTGTTTGTATTAAACATGAGGAGATCGATGTGAAATCCCATATCGGTCGGAGATNttaaaaccgtgaggttgacgacgatacgtaatgggccaaagcggacaatacctgctaacggtgggcttgatctgttacaaatgatatcagagcctgACATCGAGctgtgtgccagcgaggatcctgggcctccaaggggaatggattgtgagatcccatatcggttggagagggaaacgaagcatttcttataagagtgtggtaacctctccctagtagacgcgtttgaAAACCGTGAagttgacggcgatatgtaatgggccaaagcgaacaatatctgctagctgtgggCTTGGCCTGTTACAATGTTGTTCATTGTCAAGTCCGATCATGCCTGCTGTAGGCTTGTTTTAgataactttcttttttagctGTGGTTTGAGATATGAGCTTCCATAGTTGTAATCCATAATGTTTAATGATGCCATTTCTAGTTCAAATGCTGTATTATTGTTACTCATGTTTTTATTTCactaacaattttcttttttcttaggGTTTTAGTATCCTTGCAGATGCTGGTACGGAGCAGCTTGAGTTCATTTCTCTATCACAAAGGACGGGAGATCCAAAGTACCAGCAAAAGGTCAATTTCTAATTGTTTCCTTATTGTGGGGTCTTACATAATCTCAATCCACTCTGCAACTGAACCCCTGATAGAATGGTGGCTCTAATGCTGTGTATCACTGGTATTGTTGAAAGTGTTATTTGTCCTGAAATATATACCTCAATGATGTACACGTTTCATTGTCGATGAGTGCCTTAATAGCAATTGCTGTTTGTATTAAACATGAGGAGATCGATGTGAAATCCCATATCGGTCggagatgggaacgaaacattctttataaaggtgtgaaaacctctccccaacagacgtgttttaaaaaccttgaggggaagcccgaaacgaaaaatccaaagaggataatatttgctagcggtgggcttgggttgttacaatcCATCATTGCTAGCACATGCAATTAATGTTCCACTAATTAGTAtcttcaattaattaattgccTTACTCCTTACTTGATTGTAAAGTGTTATTCTGGGCATCAGTGGCTTCCTAGAATGTTGAATATTTGGTTGCACAACATGTCAGGTTGAGAATGTTATATCACAGCTCAGTAAAAGTTTCCCCGACGATGGGCTGCTTCCCATTTACATTGATCCAACCGAAGGAAAAGCATCACATGCAACGATAACTTTTGGTGCCATGGGCGACAGGTATTCAATCATTTAAGGTTTTCTTAAGCTTTTCCCTTCCATTTCAAGTATTTTCCAAACCACCATTAACTTTTCACTGGTATCCTTTAACTCGAAGATTCATTGCAGCTTTTATGAATACTTGCTCAAAGTGTGGATACAGGGAAACAAAACTTCTGCTGTAAAACATTACCGGTAAGAAGCCATTTCATCTATAATCACACTGCAAAGTAAAGAAATTTGGGGGGGGCGGGGGGAACGATTGTACAGTTTTTAGAGTTCGAGATATTTGACATAATCCATGACCCATGAGTGCTTTTTGCGCGCGTGATATCTCCTGATCTTTTAATGTgtcaaatattttgatatacAGAATTGTTtgttgatatttaatttagggAAATGTGGGAGAAGTCAATGGAAGGTCTTTCAAGCTTGGTTAGGAAGTCAACCCCATCATCTTTCACTTATATTTGTGAGAAGAGTGGAGATTCCCTCACCGACAAGGTAAGATATCGGCTAGTTCCTCTCTCGATTATGTTAAGAGGATCAAATATTATGAATACCTTTCCCCAATTTGCATGACTTTGCAGATGGATGAACTTGCATGCTTTGCTCCAGGAATGATAGCTTTGGGATCATCTGGTTATGATTCTGAAGATTCTAAGAAGTTCTTAACGCTTGCAGAAGAGGTAAGAACTTTCAACCTTTTAATTCCTCTTCGCCTTAGCTCCTCAATTAATATCttcatttgattcattttatGGTCTAGCTTGCTTGGACGTGCTATAATTTCTATCAGACCACCCCAACAAAATTAGCTGGAGAGAACTACTTCTTCCACTCTGGAGAGGTTCATATCATCAATCCACTAACATAGCATCTCTCACCAGTTTCCTTTTTAGTAATGTAGTTTAATGTTGTTTCATATATGGAATGTTAGGATATGAGCGTTGGTACATCTTGGAATATAATGAGACCAGAGACAGTAGAATCAATCTTTTACCTCTGGCGTCTGACTGGCAACAAGACATACAAAGAGTGGGGTTGGAACATATTTCAAGCATTCGAAAAGAATTCCCGGGTGGAATCGGGTTACGTCGGGCTGAAAGACGTGAGCATTCTCGAAA is part of the Cucurbita pepo subsp. pepo cultivar mu-cu-16 chromosome LG12, ASM280686v2, whole genome shotgun sequence genome and harbors:
- the LOC111806544 gene encoding GATA transcription factor 24-like isoform X3; the protein is MDGIHASDGRMHMNHAQHSMHTQSVQEQEHHDFHYTSNGNTLADEHENEGHGIMVVEREAPSDHGDLPENRGVMVDRGGDNCDQLTLSYQGQVYVFDTVSPEKVQAVLLLLGGREVPIRVPSIPITNQQNDRALANIPPRLSVPQRLASLIRFREKRKERNFDKKIRYTVRKEVALRMQRNKGQFTSSKPTHEDSSLAITSWESNENWATDGNGSQQQEILCRHCGISEKSTPMMRRGPDGPRTLCNACGLMWANKGTLRDLSKAPNQGGQASTFNRNENVVQDGDSESNPKGA
- the LOC111806544 gene encoding GATA transcription factor 24-like isoform X1 codes for the protein MDGIHASDGRMHMNHAQHSMHTQSVQEQEHHDFHYTSNGNTLADEHENEGHGIMVVEREAPSDHGDLPENRGVMVDRGGDNCDQLTLSYQGQVYVFDTVSPEKVQAVLLLLGGREVPIRVPSIPITNQQNDRHLTDEAFNQALANIPPRLSVPQRLASLIRFREKRKERNFDKKIRYTVRKEVALRMQRNKGQFTSSKPTHEDSSLAITSWESNENWATDGNGSQQQEILCRHCGISEKSTPMMRRGPDGPRTLCNACGLMWANKGTLRDLSKAPNQGGQASTFNRNENVVQDGDSESNPKGA
- the LOC111806544 gene encoding GATA transcription factor 24-like isoform X4, translating into MDGIHASDGRMHMNHAQHSMHTQSVQEQEHHDFHYTSNGNTLADEHENEGHGIMVVEREAPSDHGDLPENRGVMVDRGGDNCDQLTLSYQGQVYVFDTVSPEKVQAVLLLLGGREVPIRVPSIPITNQQNDRHLTDEAFNQALANIPPRLSVPQRLASLIRFREKRKERNFDKKIRYTVRKEVALRMQRNKGQFTSSKPTHEDSSLAITSWESNENWATDGNGSQQQEILCRHCGISEKSTPMMRRGPDGPRTLCNACGLMWANKVLFCW
- the LOC111806544 gene encoding GATA transcription factor 24-like isoform X2; protein product: MDGIHASDGRMHMNHAQHSMHTQSVQEQEHHDFHYTSNGNTLADEHENEGHGIMVVEREAPSDHGDLPENRGVMVDRGGDNCDQLTLSYQGQVYVFDTVSPEKVQAVLLLLGGREVPIRVPSIPITNQQNDRHLTDEAFNQALANIPPRLSVPQRLASLIRFREKRKERNFDKKIRYTVRKEVALRMQRNKGQFTSSKPTHEDSSLAITSWESNENWATDGNGSQQQEILCRHCGISEKSTPMMRRGPDGPRTLCNACGLMWANKGTLRDLSKAPNQGGQASTFNRNEDGDSESNPKGA
- the LOC111806937 gene encoding mannosyl-oligosaccharide 1,2-alpha-mannosidase MNS1; the encoded protein is MARTRSSSSKWRFCNPSYYLKRPKRLAFLLVTFVCVSLVVWDRQTLLREHEDELAKLNSEVVRLRSLIEEVNDKPQNTIAKVHVEAKKEVDDPIDAERREKVKEAMTHAWSSYEKYAWGQDELQPQTKGGINSFGGLGATLIDSLDTLYIMGLDEQFQKAKEWVEKSLDFNKNYDASVFETTIRVVGGLLSAYDLSGDKVFLDKARDIADRLLPAWDTPSGIPYNFINLVNGRPHNPSWTGGFSILADAGTEQLEFISLSQRTGDPKYQQKVENVISQLSKSFPDDGLLPIYIDPTEGKASHATITFGAMGDSFYEYLLKVWIQGNKTSAVKHYREMWEKSMEGLSSLVRKSTPSSFTYICEKSGDSLTDKMDELACFAPGMIALGSSGYDSEDSKKFLTLAEELAWTCYNFYQTTPTKLAGENYFFHSGEDMSVGTSWNIMRPETVESIFYLWRLTGNKTYKEWGWNIFQAFEKNSRVESGYVGLKDVNTGVKDNMMQSFFLAETLKYLYLLFSPTSVIPLDEWVFNTEAHPLRIVPRNEEGGYPERSDEKRKPYIRLRSRKEGRSD